Proteins from one Sarcophilus harrisii chromosome 2, mSarHar1.11, whole genome shotgun sequence genomic window:
- the PANK3 gene encoding pantothenate kinase 3 — translation MKIKDAKKPSFPWFGMDIGGTLVKLAYFEPIDITAEEEQEEVESLKSIRKYLTSNVAYGLTGVRDVHLELKDLTLFGRRGNLHFIRFPTHDLPTFIQMGRDKNFSTLHTVLCATGGGAYKFEKDFRTIGNLQLHKLDELDCLVKGLLYIDSVSFNGQAECYYFGNASEPERCQKMPFNLDDPYPLLVVNIGSGVSILAVHSKDNYKRVTGTSLGGGTFLGLCSLLTGCESFEEALEMASKGESTYADKLVRDIYGGDYERFGLPGWAVASSFGNMIYKEKRESVSKEDLARATLVTITNNIGSIARMCAGNEKINRVVFVGNFLRVNTLSMKLLAYALDYWSKGQLKALFLEHEGYFGAVGALLGLPNFS, via the exons ATGAAGATCAAGGATGCCAAAAAGCCCT CTTTCCCATGGTTTGGCATGGACATAGGAGGCACTCTTGTGAAACTTGCTTATTTTGAACCCATTGATATCACAGCAGAGGAGGAGCAAGAAGAAgttgaaagtttaaaaagtatccGCAAATATCTGACTTCTAATGTAGCCTATGGGTTGACTGGAGTTAGGGATGTTCATCTTGAACTGAAGGATTTGACACTCTTTGGCCGAAGAGGGAACTTGCACTTTATCAGATTTCCAACCCATGACCTGCCTACTTTTATCCAAATGGGGAGAGATAAAAACTTCTCAACATTACACACGGTGCTATGTGCTACTGGAGGTGGTGCTTACAAGTTTGAAAAAGATTTTCGCACG attgGAAACCTCCAGCTGCACAAACTGGACGAACTTGACTGCCTTGTAAAGGGCTTGCTATATATAGATTCTGTCAGTTTTAATGGACAGGCAGAATGCTATTATTTTGGCAATGCCTCAGAACCTGAAAGATGCCAAAAGATGCCTTTTAACTTGGATGACCCATATCCACTTCTGGTCGTGAACATTGGTTCTGGAGTTAGTATTTTAGCTGTCCATTCCAAAGACAACTATAAGCGAGTTACTGGAACAAG cTTGGGAGGTGGCACATTTCTAGGTTTATGCAGCTTACTGACTGGCTGTGAAAGTTTTGAAGAAGCTCTTGAAATGGCTTCCAAAGGTGAGAGCACTTATGCTGATAAATTGGTCCGTGATATTTATGGAGGAGATTACGAGAGATTTGGCTTGCCAGGATGGGCTGTAGCATCTAG CTTTGGGAACATGATCtataaggagaagagagaatCTGTTAGTAAAGAAGATCTAGCAAGAGCTACTTTAGTTACTATCACCAATAACATTGGTTCTATAGCAAGGATGTGTGCTGGTAATGAG aaaataaatagagtTGTCTTTGTTGGAAATTTTCTACGTGTCAATACTCTGTCAATGAAACTTTTGGCATATGCATTGGATTACTGGTCCAAAGGCCAGTTGAAGGCATTGTTTCTAGAGCATGAG gGGTACTTTGGAGCAGTTGGTGCTCTCTTGGGGCTGCCAAATTTCAGCTAA